The Candidatus Acidiferrales bacterium genome contains the following window.
ACGCGCGCAATCTCAAGAAGATGGACGAAACCGACGAGCGCCTCTACACCGTTGCCGCCTGGCGCGATGCCCCTTATTTCACTGACGCCGAGCGCGCCGCTCTCGCTCTCGCCGAATCCGTCACGCGCTTGAGCGACCGTTCCGATCCTGTCCCCGACCACGTCTGGGCCGAAGCCGCGCGCCACTATGACGAGAAGGCTCTCGCCGCTCTGCTTCTCCACATCGCCGCCATCAATGTCTGGAATCGCTTGAATGTCGCAACCGGGCAGGTCGCCGGCGAGTGGATGAAGAACGCCGCCGCGAAAAAATGGGTCGAAACCGCCAGCGCCTCGCGCTAATCGCCTGTGCGGGGTCGCGTTGCACCGTCGTGGGCATTGACTCGCAGCCGTCGCATCACGCCGCGCCGCCGCATTTCTGCTGTACGCCAGGCGGCTGGCGTGATGCCCTCGCCGCGGCTCAGTTCCTAACGCGCAAACACCTCGGGGTGAGCCTGCCCGCCGCAGGCAGGAAATCGCCGTCGGCTTTCGTAGGGGCGCTGCTTGCTGCGCCCGAGCCTGCGCTTCGCATTTCGAACGCAAGCGCTAGGTTTCAGCTTGCTGAGAGAGCGGAGGGCAAGAGTCTCTCACGCGCAGCGCCAACTCTGGGGCGAGCTTCCCCTTCGCCCCGGGATAGTTCTTCGACCTTTCACAGTCCTTCCGTTCGAGGATGGCGCTTTCCAGAGAGGTGCCAGAGCGTATGCCCAGAGCGTACGAAGGACCTCGCGTTAAATCGCCGGAGAGAGTATCCAGTTGAAAGGCATGACCCGGAGAAGTTTGGTCTTGGACGCCTTGCCGTGCCAGCCACAGTTGGGACTTGTGCAGGCCAGCTGCTCGTTCCCAAACAGCTTCATCACGTTCACTGCTGAAACCAACGTACTGCACTTCCGCTCTAAGTTGATGTTGTGATGGCCCTTAGGGCATTCAAAAATCATTCGATATGCTGAGTTCATAACACCTTGATTATACCATAACTAGCCGCATAAGACGGCGCCAGCCCGCTTCAACTCATCAATTTCAGCAACAGCGCTTTTCCTTCTTTATCCGTCAGCACGCCTTTGCGGATCAGCGTGACGATCAATTCGTTCACCACGTAGCGACCCCTCTCAAGCCCACGATCTCCTCATTTTTCCCTTGACAAACCATTTACACTCTGGTATACATCGTTCAACATTATTGCTTGCAGCACCGGCCAAGGGCAACGTTAGGCCACCGACCCTTCCGCCTCAGAAAATCGCTAGAAATCTAGCCAAATTAAAATTCAAAGGAGAAACCCCAATGGCGCCTCAGTCCGCCAACGAACGCTACGCCTCTGTCCTTTCCGCCAAAATAAACGATCTTCTCGCCCAGGACGGTTCGCCGCTCGCCGAACCCTCCGCTGCTCCGTCCTCGCGCAAACCAAGCAAATCCAAACCCCATCCCCGCCGCGTCGCGGGCCATGAACGCAATGGACGCCACAGCCGCAAATGCCAGATCTGCAATCATCCGGATCGCCAGGCCATCGAGGACGATTTCTTGGACTGGAACAGAGCCTCCTGGATTCAAGAATCCTACGGTTTGCGCGGCGAGTCCGTCATCTACCGTCACGCTCGCACCACTGGACTCGATGTCCGCCGCCGCGAAAACCTCCGCGCGGTCGTCGAAAAAGTCCTCGAAGAGGTCAGTTTCATTAAGACGCCCACGGCCTTCGCGGTTCTCCGCGCCGTCCGCACTCTCGCCTGCCTCAATGAACGCGGCCAGTGGACCGAGCCGCCCACCACGCATCACGTCGTCTCAATCACCAAACCACCGGCGAAGTCCGCCAACTCTTCCACATCCACAGCCCCGCGCCGCACTGCCCGTCGCTCGCCCATGCAAATGATCTCCGATCCCTCCCGGATCACATCCGCGAAACCCGCTCCCGCTCCATCGCTCCGTCCCGGCTCCGCTGCCCGTAAATCCCAAAATTCGGCCCCGCTCTCTCGCGAATCTCTGGCCTCCAGCATCCCGCCTCCCAGTTCTAATCGACAGACCTATGAAAAATTAGAAA
Protein-coding sequences here:
- a CDS encoding carboxymuconolactone decarboxylase family protein is translated as MQSRMPHPVMFYPEAIQALMALGKATEASSVPARTFELIHLRASQINGCSVCLDMHARNLKKMDETDERLYTVAAWRDAPYFTDAERAALALAESVTRLSDRSDPVPDHVWAEAARHYDEKALAALLLHIAAINVWNRLNVATGQVAGEWMKNAAAKKWVETASASR